A stretch of Prosthecobacter debontii DNA encodes these proteins:
- a CDS encoding SIR2 family protein, translated as MRHTTLSSFIDTIKSRWEQGTGHTPFLGSGISAQSGIIMSQEFSDYLAYTVYRVVKQSEGRGHWDLRKWGWPPQPTSKETQATYDYFFEAFAKQKKRYQFETIPANPSRDHKIEKVLARMDRSPSEHGSERDIHMRRPLVPGILRHDALYQSEDELDQTRRHRKVANEPSDPNLSPSSHTYIEDMALRSLSHWTETLEFLTRVSVGELSGKIFLTEPDTSVIDDFNRHITRGKRPNLIHNMIARLSRSLRSHVVLTTNFDELIEESYRAQGEPLYVVPVSIHGGLPSYSTVRAQDCLIKMHGDILETRADSSINEPPTALDKERFFQYLRGPMSPQMDQPADFIKSDLLVMGYSGSDARCVQMIKYVLDMDPDFRVYWVCHSSRDIRRIEVLFGDYISPDDSRACSRFHLVESDRADLLLWELYQKLNLALPGGGYSIQFSHHEPPARFSRPTQEDTHVLEKIYDKVKSLPVAEPICVEMETSTARPMAEVFHLFVSARYDALWLEMEDYRDPLDLFFHILSSMSIRRGFFQLEWVNFTPPLETKNKKTLSDEDIKALSLRLKLLIDKFGIATNKWVLFLYGRNGAGGCTGWKTRYWDEQDMVLFTQVVKIFTDVGIKVILLRNGELRDKRNEEKEEIVRLLTREIRGRLKVDPVKTASKKALSKKATPAEETVTEADPYQAWFEQYYELTQGSDATTASPPKTDLPGGMPGKPGEEKYKPFPKLEAALFRELHVPTQWSYESILRAVADQFIIKSSTEVSIVATRMLWLYGMTLFRQSRHPAAMISEAVFPCPEKFNKEGRDNDDLRYRLVFGARDSEDFIFPEGGSATVDKDAEFNFEAKRRKFLDYTPDQQGWLKWLAQRNVFLRKPGGYAWMYRDMRLGLQYLLEQTGSFRLLKRPGAYLNPTSGESNHLETSQCEGLWRLRPRLHYMIGDWYLRAFYATGHYTPLIEALYHNVQCMRIASVYVPLNSGNCPPEKLVSARVQLFWAALCQFRRLLRVGRKSLFFWCPGVDFIHAFIGKDGADGTPLSCLEEPLAELERQFKDESSQPRDSESGLLKLCQSYLALAQHEVWQLTEAVNAEGQAHAKQSSPTTTSFSTADHTSVRSQPTYAQDPIEHSTRIIAGDDQVWAENVAKLLGDSGLKFGGDEELRKMFAEPELFLSGDFRTWRFNWLDKWDARNAPERELYRLLWALTKTMYHMIRRAKLLCLVEESRRKEDSDDDLLHEKSRKLWQAICAVGYVAMRLAQHLTPEHFYSDCDQRVRVLTLYGMALGYLNRFHEANRRFNEAHALVVSGMGLTEGKELARIHIRRAEMLVRRADYKWKEELKVRREKPLEDRSVPIKVISYIDECWSALERAEMSLGGISHSSFWWYRLLILRLRCYAAVAEFGDRHIHCLPFRRRLYLPSVVATLLRDTLIIGTGDPFRELRAIDYALSAHRLAEDLNESVFGPPNCPHSQIPQSSELGAHIMSIVECSYPAIPLLEEYRKSVQEKYNAMVKTWSKK; from the coding sequence ATGCGGCATACGACTCTCTCTAGCTTCATCGATACGATCAAGTCCCGCTGGGAGCAGGGGACGGGTCATACGCCCTTCTTAGGCAGTGGCATCTCGGCTCAGTCCGGCATCATCATGAGCCAGGAGTTTTCCGATTACCTGGCTTACACGGTCTATCGAGTCGTGAAGCAATCCGAGGGCCGTGGCCACTGGGATCTGCGGAAATGGGGCTGGCCTCCCCAGCCGACCAGCAAGGAGACGCAGGCGACGTATGATTACTTCTTCGAGGCCTTCGCCAAGCAGAAGAAACGTTATCAGTTTGAAACCATCCCCGCCAATCCTTCCCGGGATCACAAGATCGAGAAAGTCCTGGCGCGGATGGATCGCTCGCCCAGTGAGCATGGCTCGGAGCGGGATATTCATATGCGGCGGCCGCTGGTGCCCGGCATCTTGCGGCATGATGCGCTCTATCAGAGTGAAGATGAGCTGGATCAGACCCGGCGGCACCGGAAGGTGGCCAATGAGCCGTCAGATCCTAACCTCTCGCCTTCATCCCACACCTACATCGAGGACATGGCGCTGCGCTCCCTGTCTCACTGGACGGAGACGCTGGAGTTTCTCACCCGAGTGAGTGTGGGGGAGCTGTCGGGGAAAATTTTCCTGACCGAGCCGGACACCTCCGTCATTGACGATTTCAACCGTCACATCACCCGTGGAAAACGGCCTAACTTGATCCATAACATGATCGCGCGGCTGAGCCGCTCCTTGCGCTCGCACGTGGTCTTGACGACGAACTTCGACGAGCTGATCGAGGAGAGCTACCGTGCACAGGGTGAGCCGCTCTATGTCGTGCCTGTCAGCATCCATGGCGGGCTGCCCTCCTACTCCACGGTGAGAGCCCAGGACTGCTTGATCAAGATGCATGGGGATATCTTAGAGACTCGTGCGGATTCCTCCATCAATGAGCCGCCCACGGCCCTGGATAAGGAGCGCTTCTTTCAATATCTGCGTGGCCCCATGTCTCCCCAGATGGATCAGCCGGCGGATTTTATCAAAAGCGATCTCTTGGTCATGGGCTACTCCGGCAGCGATGCCCGCTGCGTGCAGATGATCAAGTACGTGCTGGATATGGACCCTGACTTCCGTGTCTATTGGGTCTGTCATTCCAGCCGTGACATCCGCCGCATCGAGGTGCTGTTTGGCGACTACATCAGCCCGGATGACTCACGCGCCTGCTCCCGGTTTCACCTCGTGGAGTCGGATCGAGCGGACCTTTTGTTATGGGAGCTGTATCAGAAGCTCAACCTCGCCCTCCCAGGGGGCGGCTACAGCATCCAGTTCAGCCATCACGAGCCGCCGGCTCGGTTCTCCCGCCCGACTCAGGAGGACACCCATGTGCTGGAGAAGATCTATGACAAGGTCAAGAGCCTGCCCGTGGCGGAGCCGATCTGTGTGGAGATGGAAACGAGCACCGCTAGGCCGATGGCGGAGGTGTTTCACCTCTTCGTCTCCGCGCGGTATGATGCCCTGTGGCTGGAGATGGAAGACTATCGAGATCCTCTCGATCTCTTTTTCCACATCCTGTCCAGCATGTCCATCCGGCGCGGTTTTTTCCAGTTAGAGTGGGTGAACTTTACACCCCCACTTGAAACGAAGAATAAGAAGACGCTATCTGATGAAGACATCAAGGCACTCTCTTTGCGGTTGAAGCTGCTCATCGATAAATTCGGCATCGCCACGAATAAGTGGGTGCTGTTTCTGTATGGCCGCAATGGAGCCGGTGGATGCACGGGCTGGAAGACCCGCTACTGGGACGAGCAGGATATGGTGCTGTTCACTCAGGTGGTGAAGATCTTCACAGACGTGGGGATCAAGGTGATCTTGCTACGCAATGGTGAACTTCGAGACAAGCGGAACGAGGAGAAAGAAGAGATTGTTAGGCTGCTGACGCGTGAAATACGAGGTCGGCTCAAGGTGGACCCGGTGAAAACCGCCTCTAAGAAGGCTCTCTCGAAGAAGGCCACACCGGCTGAGGAAACCGTGACGGAGGCAGACCCCTATCAAGCCTGGTTCGAGCAATACTACGAGCTGACTCAAGGTAGCGACGCCACGACCGCGAGCCCACCCAAGACGGATCTGCCCGGCGGCATGCCTGGTAAGCCTGGTGAGGAGAAATATAAACCCTTTCCGAAGCTGGAAGCGGCATTATTCCGGGAATTGCATGTGCCCACGCAGTGGTCCTATGAAAGCATCCTCAGAGCGGTGGCAGATCAATTCATCATCAAAAGCAGCACCGAGGTCAGCATCGTCGCCACACGGATGTTATGGCTGTATGGGATGACCTTGTTCCGCCAGTCTCGTCACCCCGCTGCGATGATCTCTGAGGCGGTCTTCCCTTGTCCCGAAAAGTTCAATAAGGAAGGTCGAGATAACGATGACTTGCGTTATCGGCTGGTTTTCGGTGCGCGTGACTCGGAAGATTTTATCTTTCCAGAAGGGGGCTCAGCCACTGTTGATAAGGATGCTGAGTTCAATTTCGAGGCCAAACGCCGCAAGTTTCTCGATTACACTCCCGATCAACAAGGATGGTTGAAGTGGCTTGCACAGAGGAACGTCTTTTTGCGGAAACCGGGAGGTTACGCCTGGATGTATCGAGATATGCGTTTGGGACTGCAATATTTGTTAGAGCAGACCGGGTCTTTTCGATTGCTCAAACGGCCAGGTGCTTATCTCAATCCGACGTCTGGTGAGAGCAATCATCTGGAGACTTCTCAATGTGAAGGACTGTGGCGACTGCGTCCACGCCTGCATTACATGATCGGCGATTGGTATCTCCGCGCTTTTTATGCGACCGGGCATTACACCCCTCTCATCGAGGCACTCTATCATAACGTGCAGTGCATGCGCATCGCCTCCGTGTATGTGCCACTGAACTCAGGTAACTGCCCACCTGAGAAACTGGTGAGTGCCCGTGTGCAGCTTTTCTGGGCGGCTTTATGTCAGTTCCGTCGGCTACTGCGGGTGGGGCGTAAAAGTCTCTTTTTCTGGTGCCCGGGGGTGGATTTCATTCATGCTTTCATCGGTAAGGATGGTGCAGATGGGACTCCGCTATCATGCTTGGAAGAACCTCTTGCAGAGCTCGAAAGACAATTCAAAGACGAATCCAGCCAACCGAGGGATTCTGAGTCGGGACTGCTGAAGCTGTGTCAAAGCTATCTGGCTCTGGCCCAACATGAAGTGTGGCAATTGACAGAGGCCGTGAATGCCGAAGGGCAAGCGCATGCCAAACAGTCTTCTCCCACGACCACCAGCTTTTCCACGGCGGATCATACCTCGGTGCGGTCCCAGCCCACTTACGCTCAGGATCCCATCGAACATTCCACTCGGATCATCGCGGGCGACGATCAAGTGTGGGCAGAAAATGTGGCCAAGTTATTGGGGGACAGTGGACTCAAGTTCGGAGGAGATGAGGAGTTGCGCAAAATGTTCGCTGAGCCGGAGTTGTTCTTATCGGGTGATTTCCGCACGTGGCGCTTTAACTGGCTGGATAAGTGGGATGCGAGGAATGCTCCAGAGCGGGAGCTTTATCGGCTGCTGTGGGCTCTAACGAAAACGATGTATCACATGATCCGGCGGGCTAAGCTGCTGTGCCTGGTGGAGGAATCTCGCAGAAAGGAGGATAGTGACGACGATCTTTTGCACGAAAAATCAAGGAAACTCTGGCAGGCCATTTGTGCGGTGGGGTATGTGGCCATGCGCCTGGCCCAGCACCTGACTCCAGAGCACTTTTACTCAGACTGTGATCAGCGCGTGCGTGTGCTCACCCTGTATGGCATGGCGCTCGGTTACCTCAACCGCTTCCACGAAGCCAACCGTCGCTTCAATGAAGCTCACGCCCTCGTCGTCTCAGGTATGGGGCTGACGGAAGGCAAGGAACTGGCGCGGATCCACATCCGCCGTGCCGAGATGCTCGTGCGTCGTGCAGACTATAAGTGGAAAGAGGAGCTGAAAGTGCGGAGAGAGAAGCCTCTCGAGGACAGGTCCGTGCCGATCAAGGTCATCAGTTACATCGACGAATGCTGGTCTGCTCTAGAGCGGGCTGAGATGAGTCTAGGCGGCATCAGTCATTCCAGCTTTTGGTGGTATCGTCTTCTCATTCTGAGACTCCGCTGCTATGCAGCCGTAGCCGAGTTCGGAGATCGGCACATTCACTGCCTGCCCTTCCGTCGTCGGCTTTATCTGCCGTCCGTCGTCGCTACTTTACTCCGGGATACGCTCATCATCGGCACCGGCGATCCCTTTCGTGAGTTGCGTGCGATTGACTACGCCCTAAGCGCGCACCGATTGGCTGAAGATCTCAATGAGTCCGTCTTCGGCCCCCCGAATTGCCCACATAGCCAGATCCCTCAAAGCTCAGAGTTGGGTGCCCACATCATGTCGATCGTAGAGTGCTCTTATCCCGCTATTCCGTTGCTGGAAGAGTATCGAAAGAGTGTCCAAGAGAAATACAATGCGATGGTAAAGACGTGGTCTAAAAAGTGA
- a CDS encoding SGNH/GDSL hydrolase family protein, whose translation MLSFIRNSIWMLARMAENNDPTNKASDDVIDPGPAPVSFEELQQRVIEGTIREDELAAYFIEVPSSPETLQPEFVLNPALVEVPLEEATLESARLMNTANAWCYMMRKNAYYRRINQPGGNQLIRIIAEGDSWFQYPFILHDVIDHIADRKDVAVRCFSAAGDVLSNMVARPQFLEAIRVEKPKYFLLSGGGNDLVDGDGLRKLLKKYDPALKPEQYLNAEYAAFKARLLRLYKDILEMIYREDPTVVVICHGYAYAIPDSKRGGWLGKPMEELGIGDKDLQYKIMTVIVNDINEAVAKAVEQSPGTAHFVDNRKTLPKDPKCWHDEFHPTSEWFGKVAAGISALIKK comes from the coding sequence TTGCTTTCATTCATTCGCAATTCGATTTGGATGCTCGCCCGTATGGCTGAGAATAACGATCCTACGAATAAGGCTAGTGACGATGTGATTGATCCAGGGCCAGCCCCGGTTTCATTCGAAGAACTGCAACAGCGCGTCATTGAGGGGACCATCCGTGAAGACGAACTCGCGGCCTACTTCATTGAAGTGCCGTCCAGTCCGGAGACCCTTCAACCCGAGTTTGTCCTGAACCCCGCTCTGGTCGAGGTGCCCCTGGAGGAGGCCACGCTGGAGTCGGCCCGGCTGATGAATACGGCCAACGCCTGGTGCTACATGATGCGCAAAAACGCCTATTACCGCCGCATCAACCAACCCGGCGGCAATCAACTGATCCGCATCATCGCCGAGGGAGACTCTTGGTTTCAGTATCCCTTCATCCTGCATGATGTGATCGACCACATTGCGGATCGTAAAGATGTGGCGGTGCGCTGCTTCAGTGCGGCAGGAGATGTGCTGAGCAACATGGTGGCCCGCCCGCAGTTTCTGGAAGCCATCCGCGTGGAGAAGCCCAAGTATTTCCTGCTCAGCGGCGGCGGTAACGATCTGGTGGATGGAGACGGCCTGCGCAAGCTCCTGAAAAAATACGATCCCGCTCTGAAGCCTGAGCAGTATTTGAATGCTGAATACGCCGCCTTCAAAGCCCGCCTGCTGCGACTCTACAAGGACATCCTGGAGATGATCTATCGGGAGGACCCCACGGTCGTCGTCATTTGCCATGGTTATGCCTACGCCATTCCGGATAGCAAACGCGGAGGTTGGTTAGGCAAGCCCATGGAGGAGTTGGGCATCGGGGATAAGGACCTGCAATACAAGATCATGACGGTGATCGTCAATGACATCAACGAAGCCGTGGCCAAGGCGGTGGAGCAGTCCCCCGGCACCGCCCATTTTGTGGATAATCGCAAGACCCTGCCCAAAGACCCGAAATGCTGGCACGACGAGTTCCACCCCACCTCGGAATGGTTCGGCAAAGTCGCCGCCGGCATCAGTGCGCTGATCAAGAAGTGA
- a CDS encoding S8 family serine peptidase, with protein MSLSIDPFISIHFQDQTESFGPDDAAEVIIEGERSQVAGAEAFAVARECYTEKLTHEEQRARAAQPNVVRITSMVREDQVAVLVRLRSPDWKVDVPGFTRNSQLGDVVAGQATQEAIKILAKDRNVIAIEASRPVAEDGDCIHSIPHVKATLVHAPPIKETGSEALVGIIDSGIDVLHWAFQVRDANGEFIRSRIIGIWDQRSSMPVTPRSATSAGNTAGADYPQDYGRYHSAADIDGYVRSGTVPGDLGRNDYPQDGHGTHVTSIAAGSKFKSAGSYDSKDDQLDFPGGVAPEADIVVVIPKLTAAPGDPASLGYSVSHVDALAFIKETARAAEKPVAVNVSLGMNAGAHDGTSLLELAFDQFSGGGREPGLVIVKSAGNEQTHGGHAEAVVTTGATASIGWSSNSRPRGRDYLEFWFRSADDLDFELWYAPPTSGVLTPVVAVTRATPMASHPLPGGLGVCYLVLERLHHDNGDSRLIVLVRMNQNKALQAAGQWELRITGKSVLTGGGQVHGWVERDNARALRFTTGAVPGKVVSIPGTARTVISVGACDVSTPPNVQSFSSQGPGRDGREKPEVAAPGHDILAAQAGTTVGLVAMPGTSMAAPHVTGAVALLLSHRQKQIQEEIKKGVPLLARKRMLNAAQIRAGLSQCSPHFTGRWDPGLGYGCLDVERLFQIFF; from the coding sequence ATGTCTCTCTCGATTGATCCTTTCATCTCGATCCACTTTCAGGATCAAACCGAGTCTTTTGGGCCTGATGATGCGGCTGAAGTCATCATCGAAGGTGAACGCAGTCAGGTTGCCGGTGCAGAGGCTTTCGCCGTTGCCCGGGAGTGCTACACCGAGAAGCTGACGCATGAGGAGCAAAGAGCCCGGGCGGCGCAGCCGAATGTGGTCCGTATCACCTCGATGGTGAGAGAGGATCAGGTGGCCGTGCTGGTGCGCCTGCGCAGTCCGGATTGGAAGGTGGATGTGCCGGGGTTCACTCGAAACTCTCAGTTAGGCGATGTGGTCGCGGGACAAGCGACGCAGGAGGCGATCAAAATTTTGGCCAAGGACCGCAATGTCATCGCCATCGAGGCCAGTCGGCCTGTGGCTGAGGATGGCGATTGCATTCACTCGATCCCCCATGTGAAGGCAACACTGGTGCATGCACCCCCCATTAAGGAAACCGGGAGTGAAGCTCTGGTGGGGATCATCGATTCTGGCATTGATGTGCTGCATTGGGCTTTTCAGGTTCGGGATGCGAATGGGGAGTTCATTCGCAGCCGGATCATCGGTATTTGGGATCAGCGGAGCAGTATGCCGGTCACGCCTCGATCAGCCACCTCAGCGGGGAACACGGCTGGGGCGGATTATCCCCAAGACTATGGTCGCTATCACTCGGCTGCCGACATCGATGGTTATGTCCGTAGTGGAACTGTGCCGGGGGACCTCGGGCGCAACGATTATCCGCAAGATGGGCATGGCACGCATGTGACCTCCATTGCGGCAGGCTCCAAGTTTAAGTCGGCGGGGTCTTATGACAGCAAGGATGATCAGCTGGACTTCCCAGGAGGGGTGGCTCCCGAAGCGGATATTGTCGTGGTGATCCCCAAGCTCACGGCTGCTCCAGGAGATCCCGCCAGTCTGGGTTATTCGGTCTCTCATGTGGATGCCCTAGCTTTCATCAAGGAGACGGCCCGTGCGGCGGAGAAGCCGGTGGCGGTGAATGTGAGTCTGGGCATGAATGCCGGGGCTCACGATGGCACCTCCCTTTTGGAATTGGCGTTTGATCAGTTCAGCGGTGGCGGGCGTGAGCCGGGGCTGGTGATTGTGAAATCGGCCGGTAATGAGCAGACCCATGGAGGGCATGCAGAGGCGGTGGTCACCACGGGAGCGACGGCAAGCATCGGGTGGAGTTCGAATTCGCGTCCGCGTGGGCGGGATTACTTGGAGTTTTGGTTCAGATCAGCAGATGATTTGGATTTTGAATTGTGGTACGCACCACCCACCTCTGGAGTGCTGACGCCCGTCGTTGCGGTGACTCGTGCCACCCCAATGGCCTCACATCCGCTACCGGGTGGGCTAGGCGTCTGTTACTTGGTTCTGGAGCGGCTGCATCATGACAATGGGGACAGCAGGCTGATCGTCTTGGTGCGTATGAACCAGAACAAGGCTCTGCAAGCCGCCGGGCAGTGGGAATTGAGGATCACGGGCAAGTCTGTCTTAACCGGTGGCGGGCAGGTGCATGGCTGGGTGGAGCGGGATAACGCGCGTGCGCTTCGATTCACCACAGGTGCCGTGCCGGGGAAGGTGGTGAGCATCCCTGGGACAGCGCGCACGGTGATCAGTGTCGGGGCTTGTGATGTGAGCACTCCGCCCAATGTGCAGTCGTTTAGCAGCCAGGGCCCGGGCCGCGATGGCCGGGAGAAGCCGGAGGTAGCTGCGCCAGGGCATGACATCCTAGCGGCGCAGGCGGGCACCACCGTGGGTCTTGTGGCCATGCCCGGCACGAGCATGGCGGCCCCGCATGTGACGGGGGCGGTGGCGCTGCTGCTGTCTCATCGGCAGAAGCAGATCCAGGAAGAAATCAAAAAAGGGGTGCCGCTGCTGGCGCGGAAGCGCATGCTGAATGCGGCGCAGATCCGTGCGGGCCTGAGTCAATGCTCACCTCATTTCACGGGCCGATGGGACCCGGGTCTAGGCTATGGCTGCCTGGATGTCGAGCGGTTGTTTCAGATCTTTTTCTGA
- a CDS encoding caspase family protein, whose product MALLSILPDHPGPATHVMVIGVGSYPHLNGGSGPLAAENWNLRQLSSAPLSAQHFIQWLVKEYQNPAAPLASIEHLISSPHQVADAAGNLHESQEPIMANLYTAYKDWKKRAGSHPDNIALFYFCGHGLYNNNGTALLATDFADPEVDRIALNAVHVEGTVNGMLSCAARRQCFFIDSCRSVKTSWQEMMDSPGQPLGTAGVKNLSAAQQPIFYATGPTQVALAPAGEVSLFTKSLVEALQSLAAVNPDGDFINGQWVVDTSRIEEGVNTAIKMDLALRPWLEGPECYFGGSGKHFNLHHLPGRPAVPVVMGWDPSDLNQRASFEIHCAGAMVAQRPYVPPTPQPLEPWESRQPPEIYQVKAVLDNGYMVARQLILQPPMKRAIFTTPVVQPPHPPV is encoded by the coding sequence ATGGCGCTGCTTTCGATCCTTCCCGATCATCCCGGCCCGGCGACCCATGTGATGGTCATCGGGGTGGGCAGCTACCCGCATCTCAATGGGGGAAGTGGGCCGCTCGCGGCAGAAAATTGGAATCTCAGGCAATTGAGCAGCGCACCTCTCTCGGCTCAGCACTTCATCCAATGGCTGGTAAAGGAGTATCAAAACCCGGCCGCGCCACTCGCCAGTATCGAGCACCTCATCTCCAGTCCGCATCAGGTGGCGGATGCCGCAGGGAACCTGCATGAGAGCCAGGAGCCCATCATGGCCAATCTCTACACGGCCTACAAGGATTGGAAAAAACGGGCGGGCAGTCATCCCGATAACATCGCGCTCTTCTACTTCTGCGGTCACGGTTTGTATAACAACAATGGCACCGCCTTACTCGCGACGGACTTTGCTGATCCTGAGGTGGATCGCATCGCGCTGAATGCGGTGCATGTGGAGGGTACGGTCAATGGCATGCTGTCCTGTGCCGCCCGGCGGCAGTGCTTTTTCATCGATAGCTGCCGCTCGGTGAAGACCTCATGGCAGGAGATGATGGACAGCCCAGGGCAGCCGCTCGGGACGGCGGGGGTCAAAAACCTCTCTGCTGCTCAGCAGCCGATCTTCTATGCCACAGGCCCCACGCAGGTGGCGCTGGCCCCGGCGGGGGAGGTGAGCCTGTTTACCAAGTCGCTGGTGGAGGCGCTGCAATCTCTCGCGGCTGTGAACCCCGATGGGGATTTCATCAACGGGCAGTGGGTGGTGGACACCAGTCGGATTGAGGAGGGGGTCAATACGGCTATCAAGATGGACCTGGCGCTTCGCCCTTGGTTGGAGGGCCCCGAATGTTATTTCGGTGGCAGCGGGAAGCACTTCAATCTGCACCACCTCCCGGGCCGCCCTGCTGTGCCCGTGGTCATGGGTTGGGATCCCTCCGACCTCAATCAGCGCGCCTCGTTCGAGATTCATTGTGCGGGGGCCATGGTGGCTCAGCGGCCCTATGTGCCACCCACCCCGCAGCCGCTGGAGCCGTGGGAGTCACGCCAGCCGCCTGAGATCTATCAGGTCAAAGCCGTCCTCGATAACGGCTACATGGTGGCCCGGCAGTTGATCCTGCAGCCGCCGATGAAGCGGGCCATTTTTACCACGCCTGTTGTTCAGCCACCTCATCCCCCCGTCTGA